The Gemmatimonadaceae bacterium genome contains a region encoding:
- a CDS encoding FAD-binding protein, with protein MTSTIQERVREAGAARTPLRIAGNSRWQNAGRPVAAVEKISVADHSGVVDYVASDLTITVRAGTTLAEIARVTGDEGQWLPLNPFGSAEGTIGATVATASSGPLSQGFGTIRDLVLGVEIVTGDAKIVRGGGRVVKNVAGFDLVRLLTGSWGTLGVITEVSLRLYALPAHRMTMAMDSPTDTRRLAQRLRSLLDAPIIPFSLELVGEELARRIGLPARPTILVEFGGNAAAVSAQRDALAAIGNVNEVSSEVWEKMRATAVSDAMVVRVSGLPAGLAERWERARSIGRDGEPPMMHASIGRGTVRCIFPGELPASAMEGVAASHADDTMIFETLPPAVWASLADSATADRVSQGIKRAFDPFGILNPGILGPTN; from the coding sequence GTGACTTCGACGATTCAGGAGCGGGTTCGTGAGGCCGGAGCCGCCCGGACTCCGCTGCGCATTGCCGGCAATTCCAGGTGGCAGAACGCGGGCAGGCCGGTTGCCGCCGTCGAAAAGATCTCCGTCGCCGATCACAGCGGCGTGGTGGATTATGTCGCGAGTGACCTGACCATTACCGTGCGCGCGGGGACAACGCTCGCTGAAATCGCGCGCGTGACTGGTGACGAGGGGCAGTGGCTTCCGCTGAATCCCTTCGGCTCTGCCGAGGGGACGATCGGCGCAACGGTTGCGACGGCGTCCTCAGGTCCTCTCTCACAAGGGTTTGGTACGATTCGCGACCTCGTGCTCGGGGTCGAGATCGTCACCGGTGATGCGAAGATCGTTCGGGGCGGCGGCCGCGTGGTTAAGAACGTCGCCGGCTTCGATCTGGTTCGGCTCCTGACCGGCTCATGGGGAACACTCGGCGTGATCACCGAGGTCTCGCTCAGGCTGTATGCGCTTCCGGCGCACCGGATGACCATGGCAATGGACTCTCCGACGGATACGCGGCGGCTTGCTCAGCGTCTGCGATCACTGCTCGACGCGCCGATAATTCCCTTCTCTCTCGAGCTCGTGGGCGAAGAGCTCGCGCGTCGAATCGGGCTCCCCGCCCGGCCGACGATTCTGGTCGAATTCGGCGGCAATGCCGCGGCGGTGTCAGCACAGCGTGACGCGCTCGCCGCGATTGGGAACGTGAACGAAGTGTCGAGTGAAGTCTGGGAGAAAATGCGAGCCACCGCTGTGTCCGACGCGATGGTGGTCCGCGTGTCGGGACTGCCGGCGGGCCTGGCCGAACGATGGGAGCGAGCGCGCTCGATCGGCCGGGATGGTGAGCCGCCGATGATGCATGCGTCGATTGGCCGCGGGACGGTTCGATGCATTTTCCCCGGAGAGCTGCCGGCTTCCGCGATGGAGGGAGTGGCGGCTTCGCACGCCGACGATACGATGATCTTCGAGACTCTTCCGCCGGCCGTATGGGCATCGCTCGCTGACAGCGCTACGGCAGATCGTGTGTCCCAGGGTATCAAGAGAGCGTTCGATCCCTTCGGCATTCTCAATCCAGGCATCCTCGGACCGACGAATTGA
- a CDS encoding heterodisulfide reductase-related iron-sulfur binding cluster, producing the protein MTSLPLVQLQDNLDEDPVPADAVPACALPNSELAGELPGINACVHCGFCLQACPTYLALEDENDSPRGRIFLMRSLLEGTITPDDESVQTHISRCLGCRACETACPSGVPYGHLLEATRATLTQSQRNPIVARLILRVFANRVLLGIAMFASRLLAATPVPTLLARVSGRSGFAMAMLSSAGSPLERDPYKPRASGERGKAAVLLGCVMEGLFTDTNRATERVLRVNGYEIVESKGQRCCGALHAHAGDIDAARLLAKRNVEAFERSGADVIAVNSAGCGAMMKDYGHLLKDDTAWVDRGAAVASKVRDVSELLAAAGPLPGAPMPLRVCYDAPCHLLHGQRVSTPPLAVLAAIPQLELVPLRDSDQCCGAAGIYNLIEPETSDAVLATKLANIAETGAQFVATGNPGCHMQIGAGLMRSGSKARAIHPVDLLDASYAMMSR; encoded by the coding sequence TTGACTTCGCTCCCGCTGGTTCAACTACAGGACAATCTCGACGAGGATCCCGTTCCCGCCGACGCCGTGCCGGCGTGCGCGCTTCCGAACTCGGAGCTGGCGGGAGAGCTCCCGGGAATCAACGCTTGCGTGCACTGCGGATTCTGTCTTCAGGCGTGCCCGACATACCTCGCGCTCGAAGACGAGAACGACAGTCCTCGCGGACGCATTTTTCTAATGCGCTCGCTGCTCGAGGGCACGATAACGCCCGACGACGAGTCGGTGCAGACGCACATCAGTCGCTGCCTGGGATGCAGGGCGTGCGAGACAGCGTGTCCGTCGGGCGTTCCCTACGGGCACCTCCTCGAAGCGACGCGCGCGACACTGACTCAGAGTCAGCGAAATCCGATTGTGGCGCGACTCATTCTCAGGGTGTTCGCGAACCGCGTGCTTCTGGGCATTGCGATGTTTGCGTCGCGCCTTCTTGCCGCCACGCCTGTGCCGACGCTCCTTGCCCGAGTCAGTGGACGAAGCGGCTTCGCGATGGCAATGCTTTCCTCCGCCGGCAGCCCGCTCGAGCGCGACCCGTACAAACCGCGCGCCAGTGGCGAGCGTGGAAAGGCGGCGGTTCTGCTCGGGTGCGTCATGGAAGGATTGTTCACGGACACGAATCGCGCGACCGAGCGTGTGCTGCGCGTGAATGGGTACGAGATCGTCGAGTCGAAAGGGCAGCGATGCTGCGGCGCGCTGCACGCGCACGCCGGCGATATCGACGCTGCCCGGCTGCTCGCGAAGCGCAACGTCGAAGCATTCGAGCGCTCAGGCGCCGACGTCATCGCCGTGAACTCTGCCGGCTGCGGGGCGATGATGAAGGATTACGGGCATCTGTTGAAGGACGACACTGCGTGGGTAGATCGAGGCGCGGCGGTCGCGTCGAAAGTGCGAGACGTGAGCGAGCTGCTGGCTGCGGCGGGCCCGCTGCCGGGTGCGCCTATGCCGCTCCGCGTCTGCTACGACGCGCCGTGCCACCTCCTCCACGGCCAGCGCGTATCGACGCCGCCGTTGGCGGTGCTCGCCGCGATCCCGCAGCTCGAGCTCGTGCCTCTGCGTGACTCGGACCAGTGCTGCGGCGCTGCCGGGATCTACAATCTGATCGAGCCCGAAACGTCGGATGCTGTTCTCGCGACAAAGCTCGCCAACATAGCCGAGACGGGTGCTCAGTTTGTTGCGACAGGCAATCCGGGGTGCCACATGCAAATCGGAGCGGGCCTTATGCGGAGTGGATCAAAAGCGCGGGCTATACATCCAGTGGACTTGCTCGACGCGTCGTACGCAATGATGAGCAGGTAA
- a CDS encoding magnesium chelatase, with protein sequence MSSSYPQTFGALKRSPYGQPRLALRSIKDELRENLLSRLARGGPLFEGVVGYEETVMPQIVNALLSRHNLILLGLRGQAKSRILRALTTFLDDVIPIVAGSEVNDNPFAPISKYARNILDECGEATPIDWVGRDSRFVEKLATPDVTVADIIGDVDPIRAARGGHVLSDELTIHYGMLPRANRGIFALNELPDLAGKVQVSLFNIMQEGDVQIKGYPVRLPLDVLLCFTANPEDYTARGKIITPLKDRIGSEIMTHYPETVELGMAITEQEAWTETRGRPVRVPDFIAEVVERIAFEAREDKRIDKRSGVSQRMPISVMENIVSNAERRALVTGEREIVPRIADIYAALPAITGKIELEYEGELVGGHNIARELIRRASDATFQDRAGGLNTDDIIMWFDAGGALQVADDVEAAAVVRGFNTVPGLIDAVELTGLADDKDTPVLAAACELLLESLVARKKISRTDAGLYGRSHEEKRRRPYQD encoded by the coding sequence TTGTCATCGTCGTATCCGCAAACATTTGGAGCGCTGAAGCGGTCTCCTTATGGCCAGCCTCGCCTCGCGCTGCGTTCGATAAAGGACGAGCTTCGCGAAAATCTTCTTTCGCGCCTCGCCCGTGGGGGCCCTCTCTTCGAGGGAGTGGTCGGGTATGAGGAAACGGTCATGCCCCAGATCGTCAACGCGCTTCTCTCGCGGCACAACCTCATACTTCTCGGTCTTCGCGGGCAAGCCAAGTCCCGCATCCTTCGCGCGCTTACGACGTTTCTCGACGACGTAATTCCAATCGTCGCCGGCAGTGAGGTGAACGACAATCCTTTCGCGCCAATCTCTAAGTACGCACGAAACATTCTCGACGAATGCGGCGAAGCGACCCCGATCGACTGGGTCGGCCGCGACAGCAGATTCGTCGAGAAGCTCGCGACACCCGACGTAACAGTCGCGGACATCATCGGCGACGTCGATCCCATTCGAGCGGCGCGTGGTGGGCATGTGCTCTCCGACGAGCTCACGATCCACTACGGAATGCTTCCACGCGCGAACCGCGGAATCTTCGCGCTGAATGAGCTTCCCGACCTCGCCGGAAAAGTGCAGGTCAGCCTCTTCAACATCATGCAGGAAGGCGACGTCCAGATCAAAGGCTATCCGGTGCGCCTGCCGCTCGACGTTCTGCTCTGCTTCACGGCCAATCCCGAGGATTACACCGCGCGCGGCAAGATCATCACTCCGCTGAAGGACCGAATCGGAAGCGAGATCATGACACACTATCCGGAGACGGTCGAGCTCGGCATGGCGATCACCGAGCAGGAAGCATGGACGGAGACCCGCGGCCGTCCGGTGCGGGTTCCCGACTTCATCGCCGAAGTCGTCGAGCGGATCGCGTTCGAGGCACGGGAGGACAAGCGGATCGACAAGCGCTCGGGAGTTTCACAGCGCATGCCGATAAGCGTGATGGAGAACATCGTGTCGAACGCCGAGCGGCGCGCGCTTGTCACGGGGGAGCGCGAGATCGTTCCTCGCATCGCCGACATCTACGCGGCGCTTCCGGCAATCACGGGGAAAATCGAGCTCGAGTACGAAGGCGAGCTCGTTGGCGGACACAACATTGCTCGTGAGCTGATACGCCGCGCGTCGGACGCGACGTTTCAGGATCGCGCCGGCGGGTTGAACACGGATGACATCATCATGTGGTTCGACGCAGGCGGCGCGCTCCAGGTCGCTGACGATGTCGAAGCCGCAGCCGTAGTTCGCGGGTTCAATACCGTGCCGGGTTTGATCGATGCTGTCGAGCTGACCGGGCTAGCCGACGACAAGGACACACCTGTCCTGGCTGCCGCGTGTGAGCTGTTGCTTGAATCTCTCGTTGCGCGAAAGAAGATCTCACGCACTGACGCCGGCCTGTACGGGCGCTCGCATGAGGAGAAGCGACGCAGACCGTACCAGGACTAA
- a CDS encoding cytidylate kinase-like family protein gives MSIITVSRLYGSGGSEVAGLVATQLGWSLLDNTVVDMVAARLGITPAQVAAREERVPSLVERISDALTLGSQEWITPMTAARRAPTDEQLIEVTRHVLDEAILAGPLVVVGRGAQSMLAERSDTIHVFCYAPRAALISRVMERERLSSAEASKLVDDTNAQREGWVRRHFRRAWRAHENYDLSLNTAWLGIPRSADLIAFAARTRFGL, from the coding sequence GTGTCGATAATCACGGTCTCGCGGCTCTACGGCTCGGGGGGCTCCGAGGTCGCAGGGCTGGTCGCAACCCAGCTCGGCTGGTCGCTGCTCGACAACACCGTCGTCGATATGGTCGCGGCGCGCCTCGGAATCACGCCAGCGCAGGTGGCCGCCCGTGAAGAGCGTGTCCCGTCTCTCGTCGAGCGTATATCCGACGCACTGACACTCGGCTCGCAGGAATGGATAACGCCGATGACCGCGGCCCGCCGCGCGCCGACAGACGAGCAGCTGATAGAAGTGACCCGCCACGTTCTCGACGAGGCAATTCTGGCAGGCCCGCTTGTCGTCGTCGGGCGCGGTGCGCAGTCGATGCTCGCCGAAAGATCGGATACAATTCACGTCTTCTGTTACGCGCCGCGCGCCGCGCTGATCTCACGCGTGATGGAGCGCGAGCGCCTCAGCTCCGCGGAAGCGTCGAAGCTCGTCGACGATACTAATGCGCAGCGTGAGGGATGGGTCCGCCGGCATTTCCGGCGCGCGTGGAGAGCGCACGAGAACTATGATCTCTCCCTCAACACCGCATGGCTCGGCATTCCACGCTCAGCCGACCTCATAGCGTTCGCGGCCCGGACGCGCTTCGGGCTCTAG
- a CDS encoding SDR family oxidoreductase: MDLKTAKALVTGGSSGIGYATAQLLRDRGAEVAICGRRADALDEAASELGALGIVCDVSREEEVKRMVGRVIAELGGYNVLVNNAGWGRWAPLIETTVDDFRRVWETNVLGAMLVARESARHFVAKNTGNIVNIASTSGQRGGPGGSAYVSTKFALSGMTECWRAELRKNNIRVMQVNPSEVQTNFFVSSGRAARAANSSKLQSSDIAHAIVSMLELDDRGMVTEATVWAANPKD; encoded by the coding sequence ATGGATCTGAAAACAGCAAAGGCGCTTGTAACCGGCGGAAGCTCAGGTATCGGATACGCGACGGCACAGCTGCTGCGCGACCGCGGCGCGGAGGTCGCGATCTGCGGCCGCCGCGCCGACGCCCTCGATGAAGCTGCGTCCGAGCTCGGCGCGCTCGGAATCGTCTGCGACGTTTCGCGGGAAGAGGAAGTGAAGAGGATGGTCGGCCGCGTCATCGCCGAGCTTGGAGGCTACAATGTCCTGGTCAACAACGCGGGATGGGGGCGGTGGGCTCCACTCATCGAGACGACCGTCGACGATTTCAGGCGCGTATGGGAGACGAACGTCCTGGGAGCGATGCTCGTCGCGCGCGAGTCGGCCCGTCATTTCGTCGCAAAGAATACAGGCAACATCGTGAACATCGCGTCGACCTCCGGCCAGCGCGGCGGCCCAGGCGGAAGCGCCTACGTTTCCACCAAGTTCGCTCTCTCGGGAATGACCGAATGCTGGAGAGCGGAGCTCAGGAAGAACAACATCCGCGTGATGCAGGTGAACCCGAGCGAAGTGCAGACCAACTTCTTCGTCAGCTCGGGCCGGGCGGCTCGCGCAGCGAACTCGAGCAAGCTTCAATCCTCCGACATCGCCCATGCCATCGTGAGCATGCTCGAGCTCGATGATAGGGGGATGGTGACCGAGGCGACTGTCTGGGCTGCTAATCCGAAAGATTGA
- a CDS encoding beta-eliminating lyase-related protein, with protein MATAKPRRALASDNWAGVHPEIIAAISAANVAHAASYGEDAYTKSVVEKLRDALGADEVFLVFTGTGANVIGLESLARPHNAVICASTAHIHTSECGAAEKHIGCKLLPVPAPNGKITPERIGEHLHHLGNEHHVQPSAVSISQATEYGTVYSPDEVRVIANFAHDHDMRLHMDGARLANAAASLGRPLNEMGRTLGVDVLTFGGTKNGALAAEAVVYFDKKLAKDFEYRRMQSMQLASKMRFIAAQFDALFTDDLWLRSATHANRMAALLGEQLARIPGITLTQKVEANEVFAVFPREHVARLQEELWFQVWNEATAEVRLVASFDTTTDDVTTFVQKVRECLTQ; from the coding sequence ATGGCCACTGCCAAGCCGCGTCGAGCGCTCGCATCCGACAATTGGGCCGGTGTTCACCCGGAAATCATCGCGGCGATCTCGGCAGCCAACGTCGCACACGCCGCATCCTACGGTGAGGATGCTTACACCAAATCGGTAGTCGAGAAGCTCCGCGACGCGCTCGGAGCCGATGAGGTGTTTCTTGTCTTCACCGGGACGGGTGCCAACGTCATTGGACTCGAAAGCCTGGCCCGTCCGCATAACGCGGTGATCTGCGCCAGCACCGCTCACATCCATACATCGGAGTGCGGCGCGGCCGAAAAGCACATCGGATGCAAGCTGCTGCCGGTTCCAGCGCCGAATGGCAAGATCACGCCCGAGAGAATTGGCGAGCATCTGCATCATCTGGGCAATGAGCATCACGTGCAGCCGAGTGCGGTGTCGATCTCGCAGGCAACTGAATACGGGACGGTCTATTCACCCGACGAAGTGCGCGTGATCGCCAATTTCGCCCACGATCACGATATGCGACTGCACATGGATGGCGCCCGGCTGGCAAATGCGGCGGCTTCGCTGGGACGACCACTGAACGAAATGGGGCGCACACTGGGAGTAGACGTGCTCACGTTCGGCGGAACCAAGAATGGAGCGCTCGCGGCCGAGGCTGTGGTCTACTTCGACAAGAAGCTCGCAAAGGATTTCGAATACCGCCGAATGCAATCAATGCAGCTTGCATCGAAGATGCGGTTCATTGCGGCGCAGTTCGACGCGCTGTTCACGGATGATCTGTGGCTGCGAAGCGCGACACACGCCAATCGGATGGCTGCGCTGCTCGGCGAGCAGCTGGCGCGCATTCCCGGTATTACCTTGACGCAGAAAGTCGAAGCAAACGAGGTATTTGCGGTTTTTCCGCGCGAACATGTTGCCCGACTGCAGGAGGAGCTCTGGTTCCAGGTGTGGAATGAAGCCACCGCTGAAGTGCGGCTGGTGGCTTCATTCGATACGACTACGGACGATGTGACGACATTCGTGCAGAAAGTGCGCGAGTGTCTGACTCAGTAA
- a CDS encoding TonB-dependent receptor produces the protein MTWQRLFLYIALIAAAAAVPRSTLAQQTDIVRGRVTGPDSAGLEGVTVTVTSISGNVSRTARTDSNGRFTVTFPGGDGDYMVSFASLGFAAKRFEVKRSADEDVLIADARMTRIGTVLDPVQVMAQREKVPRNAVTPDVSGTEQSLNNPAVPANLLGDLAAMAASLPGVQSVPGQDGAADGYSVLGLGADQNNTTLNGMQFGGSSLPRDAAVGSSLSTSPYDVSRGGFSGAQFTLRTRPGSNFITRGMSLNVDAPQLQWSDRAAQSLGQEYSNLSLGGTVSGPIKFDKAFYNLSYQLGRRANDLQTLITTDARGLQAAGVAADSVTRLLSLLQTAGIPLSGGTGSSRMSDQGSVFGSLDFAPPSSTTGQALNITFNGNWSQQSPATGLATELPSHSGDRTSLRGGIQARHNAYVRNAILSETSLGFSASRSEAAPFLLMPGGQVRVNSVFADGASGVQNLLFGGSQSLNSTQTTNTTNFLNQLSWVSVNNKHRIKLTSELRRDATAQEQSTNLLGTFSFNSLADLEAGRPASYSRQLSPRVRDVSQLVGGLSLGDSYRRTPNLQFQYGLRLDGNHFLTEPAANPEIESLFGVSNDRVPNRVYLSPRLGFSWTYGTAAQIAGFEGAARGPRAVVRGGIGVFQNTPSTGIVGAAIDNTGLPGAIQQLTCVGLAAPTPEWDAYAADPSTIPTRCADGTTGSVFSNAAPNVTLFADNYSAPRSVRSNLQWNGPILGNRFSATVDGTFSLNLNQPGNFDLNFNPISRFTLADEAGRPVFVRPTSIVPATGANASLDARVTPKYSRVTELRSDLESRSRQLTFRLAPATFSSSLTWGLSYVYSNVREQFRGFSSTTGNPLATEWGRASMDSRHQLVYNLGYNFFDFVRVNWFGSFRSGTPFSPMIAGDVNGDGFQNDRAFVFDRAKTTDPALAAAMTSLLENGSDVARDCLSRQVGLLATRNSCQGPWISNASMSISFNPVKVRMPQRATLSLQLTNPLGAADLLVHGSNNLRGWGQPAFPDQSLLYVRGFDQATQRYRYEVNQRFGATNQALGGFRSPVTLTAMLRFDVGPTRERQLLTQQLNRGRTTEGNKVPEQLLKAIYGTGSIPNPMSAILRQQDSLKLTSVQADSIAGLNRAYTIQTDAIWTPVAKYFAELPKHYDQSVAYERYMQARKASVDLLMKIGPTVKDLLTAEQRRKLPPLIASYLEPRYLASIRSGTATFTGSSGFGAGGPVFAGGDVFVAGAAGAAAGGNITVIRH, from the coding sequence ATGACCTGGCAGCGTCTTTTCCTTTACATAGCATTGATCGCCGCTGCGGCAGCGGTGCCTCGCAGCACGCTCGCGCAGCAGACCGATATCGTTCGCGGTCGCGTTACCGGACCCGACAGTGCCGGGCTCGAGGGAGTGACCGTAACGGTGACCTCGATCTCCGGAAACGTGAGCCGCACGGCGCGTACCGACAGCAACGGGCGCTTCACTGTGACGTTTCCCGGCGGCGACGGCGACTACATGGTGTCGTTCGCCTCACTCGGGTTCGCCGCCAAACGGTTCGAGGTCAAGCGTTCGGCGGACGAGGACGTGCTCATCGCCGATGCGCGGATGACTCGCATCGGCACCGTCCTCGACCCGGTTCAGGTGATGGCTCAGCGGGAAAAAGTCCCGCGGAATGCCGTGACTCCGGACGTCAGCGGCACCGAGCAGTCCCTCAACAATCCCGCAGTCCCCGCAAATCTTCTCGGCGATCTTGCAGCGATGGCTGCTTCTCTTCCCGGGGTTCAATCGGTGCCCGGCCAGGATGGAGCAGCTGACGGCTACTCGGTGCTGGGCCTGGGCGCCGATCAGAACAACACCACGCTGAATGGTATGCAGTTCGGCGGCTCGAGCCTGCCGCGTGACGCAGCGGTTGGGAGCTCACTCAGCACGTCACCTTATGATGTGTCACGCGGCGGATTCAGCGGTGCGCAGTTCACGCTCCGCACGCGGCCTGGCTCGAACTTCATCACGCGCGGAATGAGCCTCAACGTCGACGCGCCTCAGCTCCAGTGGAGCGATCGTGCCGCTCAGTCGCTGGGCCAGGAATACTCGAACTTGTCACTCGGCGGCACCGTTTCCGGACCGATCAAATTCGACAAGGCGTTCTACAACCTCTCCTATCAGCTTGGCCGGCGGGCGAACGATCTGCAGACGCTCATTACCACTGACGCGCGCGGACTGCAGGCGGCCGGCGTCGCCGCAGATTCGGTGACGCGTCTCTTGTCGCTCCTGCAGACCGCGGGAATTCCGCTCAGCGGCGGGACAGGGAGCAGTCGCATGAGCGACCAGGGCTCCGTGTTCGGCAGCCTCGACTTTGCGCCACCGTCATCCACAACCGGCCAGGCGCTGAACATCACCTTCAATGGGAACTGGAGCCAGCAGAGTCCCGCAACGGGGTTGGCGACGGAGCTGCCGTCTCACAGCGGCGATCGCACGAGCCTGCGAGGGGGAATTCAGGCGAGGCACAACGCGTACGTGCGCAACGCTATTCTGAGCGAGACCTCATTGGGCTTCAGCGCGTCACGGTCGGAGGCAGCTCCATTCCTGCTGATGCCGGGCGGGCAGGTTCGCGTGAATTCCGTTTTCGCCGATGGTGCGAGCGGCGTACAGAATCTCCTGTTCGGCGGGAGCCAGTCGCTCAACAGCACACAAACCACCAATACGACGAATTTTCTCAACCAGTTGTCGTGGGTGAGCGTCAACAACAAGCACCGCATCAAGCTCACGTCCGAGCTAAGGCGCGACGCGACCGCACAGGAGCAGTCGACGAATCTGCTCGGAACGTTCTCCTTCAATTCGCTGGCCGACCTCGAAGCGGGACGTCCCGCGTCTTACTCACGCCAGCTCAGTCCGCGCGTGCGGGACGTCAGCCAGCTGGTGGGCGGCTTATCACTTGGAGATTCGTATCGCCGCACACCGAATCTTCAGTTTCAGTACGGTCTTCGCCTGGATGGAAACCATTTTCTGACCGAGCCCGCCGCGAATCCGGAAATCGAGAGCTTGTTCGGTGTCTCGAACGATCGCGTTCCAAACCGTGTGTATCTGAGCCCACGCCTCGGCTTCTCCTGGACGTATGGCACAGCCGCTCAGATTGCAGGCTTCGAGGGAGCGGCGCGTGGTCCGCGCGCAGTGGTCCGCGGAGGAATTGGCGTATTCCAGAACACGCCATCAACCGGCATCGTAGGCGCAGCGATCGACAACACCGGCCTGCCCGGCGCGATCCAGCAGCTGACGTGCGTCGGGCTCGCTGCGCCGACTCCGGAATGGGATGCCTACGCCGCTGACCCGTCGACCATTCCAACACGGTGCGCCGACGGGACGACAGGCTCGGTGTTTTCCAATGCCGCTCCGAATGTGACGCTCTTTGCCGACAACTATTCGGCGCCGAGGAGTGTTCGCTCGAACCTGCAGTGGAACGGACCTATCCTTGGCAATCGATTCTCGGCGACAGTGGACGGGACGTTCTCGCTCAATCTGAACCAGCCGGGGAATTTCGATCTCAACTTCAACCCCATCAGCCGGTTCACGCTGGCCGACGAAGCCGGACGGCCGGTGTTCGTTCGCCCGACGAGCATTGTCCCGGCAACTGGCGCGAACGCATCACTGGATGCGCGCGTGACGCCGAAATATTCGCGCGTCACTGAGCTTCGATCGGATCTCGAGTCGCGCAGCAGGCAGCTGACATTCCGTCTTGCCCCGGCCACGTTCAGCTCGAGCCTCACGTGGGGGCTGTCGTACGTGTACTCCAACGTGCGCGAGCAATTCCGCGGGTTCAGCAGCACCACCGGAAATCCGCTGGCGACCGAGTGGGGAAGGGCTTCGATGGATTCGCGGCATCAGCTCGTTTACAACCTCGGATACAATTTCTTCGATTTCGTTCGTGTGAACTGGTTCGGCTCGTTCCGCTCCGGAACGCCATTCTCGCCGATGATCGCCGGCGACGTAAACGGCGACGGCTTCCAGAACGATCGTGCATTCGTCTTCGACCGGGCGAAGACAACCGATCCTGCGCTTGCGGCGGCAATGACATCCTTGCTCGAAAACGGATCGGACGTCGCCCGCGACTGCCTCAGCCGCCAGGTCGGACTGCTCGCAACGCGGAACAGCTGTCAGGGTCCGTGGATCTCGAATGCCTCGATGTCGATTTCCTTCAATCCCGTGAAGGTGCGGATGCCGCAGCGGGCAACGCTTTCACTGCAGCTCACGAATCCACTCGGCGCCGCCGACTTGCTGGTTCATGGGTCCAACAATCTGCGCGGCTGGGGTCAGCCTGCATTCCCCGATCAATCACTACTATATGTAAGGGGATTCGATCAGGCGACGCAGCGCTACCGTTACGAAGTCAATCAGAGATTCGGGGCGACTAACCAGGCGCTTGGCGGCTTCCGCTCGCCGGTCACGCTCACTGCAATGCTGCGGTTCGACGTAGGCCCGACACGCGAGCGGCAGCTTCTCACGCAGCAGCTCAACCGCGGGCGAACAACCGAAGGCAACAAGGTTCCGGAGCAGCTGCTCAAGGCCATTTACGGAACGGGCAGCATTCCAAATCCGATGAGCGCGATTCTGCGACAGCAGGACAGTCTCAAGCTCACCAGTGTGCAGGCGGACAGTATCGCGGGGCTGAATCGCGCGTACACGATTCAGACGGATGCGATCTGGACTCCCGTCGCGAAATACTTCGCGGAGCTCCCGAAGCATTACGACCAGAGCGTCGCCTACGAGCGTTACATGCAGGCGCGGAAGGCAAGTGTAGACCTTCTCATGAAAATTGGCCCGACCGTCAAAGACCTGCTGACGGCGGAGCAGAGGCGTAAGCTTCCGCCGCTGATCGCGAGTTATCTCGAGCCGAGGTATCTCGCGTCGATACGCTCCGGCACGGCGACGTTTACGGGCAGCTCAGGGTTTGGTGCAGGCGGTCCAGTGTTCGCGGGCGGCGACGTTTTCGTCGCCGGTGCTGCCGGCGCCGCCGCCGGCGGTAACATCACGGTAATCCGCCACTAA
- a CDS encoding neutral zinc metallopeptidase — MNRFFPPRSLRAALVAVIGITLTSAVPQPSPVAGAYSAVETTAALDITARDVALSNQKVRMAHSALVSMWSDGFRRLGQRFYAPDIVPFFRGVRTGCGTMRGNNAIYCPRDNTIYFDEVFIVSQAKLASRELGTDGDMAAVGIIAHEMGHAVAIQLGHVARTTYANEATADCLAGAFTQQAGRDGSLEEGDIDEAFYAMAAAGDPTPQLTGDRQADRYILARARRMAHGTREQRMDNFGRGLEGGARACLPGIRGL, encoded by the coding sequence ATGAATCGGTTCTTCCCGCCGCGCAGCCTGAGGGCAGCCCTGGTCGCGGTCATTGGGATCACGCTGACTTCAGCGGTCCCGCAGCCCTCACCCGTCGCGGGAGCGTACAGCGCCGTCGAGACAACGGCCGCCCTCGACATCACTGCGCGCGACGTCGCCCTTTCGAATCAGAAAGTCAGGATGGCGCATTCGGCACTCGTCTCGATGTGGAGCGACGGGTTCAGAAGGCTGGGCCAGCGCTTCTACGCGCCGGACATCGTCCCGTTTTTCCGTGGCGTTCGAACCGGATGCGGAACAATGCGCGGGAACAATGCCATTTACTGTCCGCGCGACAACACGATCTACTTCGACGAGGTGTTCATCGTGTCACAAGCCAAGCTTGCATCGCGGGAGCTTGGAACCGATGGCGACATGGCTGCGGTCGGCATCATCGCTCATGAGATGGGGCATGCTGTAGCGATACAGCTTGGCCACGTTGCACGAACGACGTACGCCAATGAAGCGACGGCCGATTGTCTTGCGGGAGCGTTCACCCAGCAGGCCGGACGTGATGGATCGCTCGAGGAAGGCGACATCGACGAAGCGTTTTACGCGATGGCAGCCGCGGGCGATCCGACGCCGCAGCTGACGGGCGATCGACAGGCGGATCGTTATATCCTCGCTCGTGCTCGGCGCATGGCGCATGGGACGCGTGAGCAGCGTATGGATAACTTCGGCCGCGGGCTCGAGGGCGGAGCGCGAGCTTGTCTGCCCGGCATTCGCGGACTGTAA